In Parasegetibacter sp. NRK P23, a single genomic region encodes these proteins:
- a CDS encoding helix-turn-helix domain-containing protein yields the protein MNSTRNEALLQALGSHLKKIRESREMSLRKLADKADVDFSQIHRIEKGESNPSFTMLLALAGALEVEPAFLFSFERPDAR from the coding sequence ATGAACAGTACCAGGAACGAAGCCTTGTTGCAGGCACTTGGCAGCCACCTCAAAAAAATCAGGGAAAGCCGGGAGATGAGTCTTCGGAAACTGGCCGATAAAGCTGATGTTGATTTCAGCCAGATCCACCGTATTGAGAAGGGAGAAAGCAATCCCAGCTTCACGATGTTGCTGGCGTTGGCAGGAGCGCTGGAGGTAGAGCCCGCCTTCCTGTTCTCTTTTGAACGCCCGGATGCCCGCTGA
- a CDS encoding DUF1801 domain-containing protein, translated as MSEAKTKPTQASAKEFLALIQEEDKRKDCLKICAWMEEWTGLPPVMWGDAMVGFGKYHYKYASGHEGDCFRCGFSPRKQNISLYVTMGFEHIQDLLKQLGKVKTGKACIYIKKLEDINGEVLKAIIARNFERMKQYDWVTELE; from the coding sequence ATGAGTGAAGCGAAAACCAAACCAACACAAGCGTCAGCAAAAGAGTTTCTTGCGCTGATCCAGGAGGAAGACAAAAGAAAAGACTGTTTGAAGATTTGTGCATGGATGGAAGAATGGACAGGCTTACCCCCGGTGATGTGGGGCGATGCCATGGTGGGTTTTGGAAAATACCATTATAAATATGCCAGCGGTCATGAAGGTGATTGTTTCAGGTGCGGCTTTTCGCCACGGAAACAGAACATCTCGTTATATGTGACAATGGGCTTTGAGCATATCCAGGACCTTTTGAAGCAACTAGGGAAAGTTAAAACCGGTAAGGCCTGTATTTATATAAAGAAACTGGAAGACATTAACGGTGAGGTATTGAAAGCCATCATTGCGAGGAACTTTGAGCGGATGAAACAATACGATTGGGTTACGGAACTGGAGTAG
- a CDS encoding 2-phosphosulfolactate phosphatase, with translation MELNKPTLYTCFSPALLDLYTVNDAVVVIIDVLRATSTITTALYNGAKCVIPVDSVARCIELGKQIDGITAGERDGKIAEGLSYGNSPFEYPREFVQGKTLVLTTTNGTKLLHMALERGAKEIITGSFPNLSAVCDYLVEKKLPVILGCAAWKDRVNMEDMLFAGAVINRIKENFSINCDSSQVAETMYQTAIDDLFGFMQQKGASHYHRLMGFGLEKDIRYCLEADGANVLPLYQEGKLIVY, from the coding sequence ATGGAATTGAATAAACCGACTTTATATACCTGCTTCTCACCCGCACTGCTGGACCTGTATACCGTAAACGATGCGGTGGTCGTGATTATTGATGTGCTGCGGGCAACGTCCACGATTACCACGGCGCTTTACAACGGGGCTAAGTGCGTTATTCCTGTGGACAGTGTGGCCCGTTGTATAGAACTGGGCAAACAGATTGATGGCATAACCGCGGGGGAGAGAGATGGGAAGATTGCTGAAGGACTATCTTACGGAAATTCACCCTTTGAATATCCAAGGGAATTCGTGCAGGGAAAAACGCTGGTGCTTACCACCACCAACGGCACAAAACTCCTGCACATGGCGCTCGAAAGGGGAGCGAAGGAAATCATAACAGGATCCTTTCCTAACCTCTCCGCCGTATGCGATTACCTGGTGGAAAAAAAGTTGCCGGTAATATTGGGTTGCGCCGCCTGGAAAGACCGCGTGAACATGGAGGATATGCTGTTCGCGGGCGCGGTGATCAACAGGATCAAGGAAAATTTCTCCATCAACTGCGATTCTTCCCAGGTTGCTGAAACGATGTACCAGACTGCCATAGACGATCTCTTCGGATTCATGCAACAAAAAGGAGCATCACATTACCATCGCCTGATGGGCTTTGGACTGGAAAAAGATATACGGTATTGCCTGGAAGCGGATGGTGCTAATGTGCTCCCGCTCTACCAGGAGGGGAAGCTGATTGTTTACTGA
- the gcvT gene encoding glycine cleavage system aminomethyltransferase GcvT, with product MKSTPFTEKHIALGAKMAPFAGYNMPISYSGINDEHHTVRTNAGVFDVSHMGEFILKGPDALDLIQRITTNDASKLTAGKAQYSCLPNENGGIIDDLIVYCIEENKVYMIVVNASNIEKDWNWFVQHNTKNVEMHNVSEKTCLLAIQGPNATKILQPLTEMDILNLKYYTFVKGTFAGVKNVLVSATGYTGAGGVEIYFEDEGDNASRIWDAIFAAGTPQGLKPIGLGARDTLRLEMGYCLYGNDIDDTTSPLEAGLGWITKFTKDFTARPILEKQKAEGITRKLVGFQMVDKGIPRHGYEIVDEAGDNIGVVTSGTQSPSLGKAIGIGYVALSHASGENPVFIKVRDKQLAAKVTKMPFA from the coding sequence ATGAAATCAACACCGTTCACAGAAAAACACATCGCGCTGGGTGCGAAAATGGCCCCTTTCGCAGGTTATAACATGCCAATTTCCTACTCAGGGATCAACGACGAGCACCATACCGTACGGACCAACGCCGGTGTATTCGATGTGAGCCACATGGGAGAGTTCATCCTGAAAGGACCCGATGCACTCGACCTTATCCAGCGCATCACGACCAACGACGCCTCCAAACTAACTGCCGGAAAAGCACAGTATTCCTGCCTTCCGAACGAAAACGGCGGCATCATCGACGATCTGATTGTCTATTGTATAGAAGAGAACAAGGTTTATATGATCGTGGTGAACGCCTCCAATATTGAAAAAGACTGGAACTGGTTCGTGCAACACAATACGAAAAATGTGGAGATGCACAATGTTTCAGAAAAGACCTGTCTGCTGGCCATCCAAGGACCCAACGCCACCAAGATATTGCAGCCGCTCACCGAAATGGATATTCTCAACCTGAAGTATTACACGTTTGTAAAAGGCACCTTCGCCGGAGTTAAAAATGTCCTGGTCAGCGCTACAGGATATACTGGCGCCGGGGGAGTGGAGATTTATTTTGAAGACGAAGGCGACAACGCCTCCAGGATCTGGGATGCCATATTTGCGGCCGGAACACCACAGGGACTGAAACCCATTGGTTTGGGTGCCCGTGATACCCTTCGCCTCGAAATGGGTTATTGCCTTTATGGCAACGATATTGACGATACTACCTCGCCGCTGGAAGCAGGCCTGGGATGGATCACCAAGTTCACCAAAGATTTCACCGCCCGACCAATACTTGAAAAGCAAAAGGCTGAAGGGATTACCCGAAAACTGGTGGGCTTTCAAATGGTGGACAAAGGCATTCCCCGCCATGGTTATGAGATTGTGGACGAAGCGGGTGATAATATTGGTGTGGTTACTTCCGGCACCCAATCGCCAAGCCTGGGCAAAGCCATTGGGATAGGATATGTAGCCCTCTCACATGCTTCCGGAGAAAACCCCGTTTTTATTAAAGTACGTGATAAACAACTGGCCGCTAAGGTGACCAAGATGCCTTTCGCCTAA
- a CDS encoding mandelate racemase/muconate lactonizing enzyme family protein: MPRIRFVRVYKYDIPMEPFTISLGTIHAAHNILIEIGLDNGLSGWGEGSPFPMLVGETQNTGYTLARDFATLWLGKNPLEHERRMQELNRYMAFHPTLKSAFDMALYDLRAQMAGLPLYQYLGGTGRVMLTDETIGLSTPENMVKKALQLQGKNAPAIKVKLGTNVADDTKRIRMIREAIGPETPLRVDANQGWDVVSAVAILQNIAPYYVEYCEEPVPRWNNTGLKAVCDASPIPIMADESVFDHHDAQRITAMGACDYINIKLAKSGGLWIADKINGIAEAAGIRCMMGSMCESRLGLTASAHFAAARTNIFYCDLDMVFTMKADPVEGGMVYKGHEIHLPETPGLGATVDPRFLKDLEFYEVA; encoded by the coding sequence ATGCCACGTATCCGGTTTGTCCGCGTTTATAAGTACGATATCCCGATGGAGCCATTCACCATTTCTTTAGGCACCATTCATGCCGCACACAATATATTAATAGAGATCGGTCTTGATAACGGACTTTCCGGCTGGGGCGAAGGTTCTCCGTTCCCGATGCTGGTAGGCGAAACACAAAACACGGGGTATACACTTGCGCGCGATTTCGCCACGCTATGGCTGGGCAAAAATCCGCTGGAACATGAACGCAGAATGCAGGAACTGAACAGGTATATGGCTTTTCATCCTACCCTGAAAAGCGCTTTCGACATGGCTTTGTATGACCTGCGGGCCCAGATGGCGGGACTTCCGCTTTACCAGTACCTGGGCGGCACCGGAAGGGTGATGCTCACCGATGAAACGATCGGCCTTTCCACTCCTGAGAACATGGTGAAAAAAGCGTTGCAACTCCAAGGAAAAAACGCGCCGGCCATCAAGGTTAAACTGGGAACCAATGTTGCGGATGATACGAAACGCATCCGTATGATCCGGGAGGCGATCGGACCGGAAACCCCGCTCCGGGTAGACGCAAACCAGGGCTGGGATGTGGTTTCCGCGGTAGCGATCCTGCAAAACATTGCGCCTTATTACGTGGAATATTGCGAAGAACCTGTTCCGCGTTGGAACAATACAGGCTTAAAAGCCGTCTGCGACGCCTCCCCGATCCCGATTATGGCCGATGAATCCGTATTCGACCACCACGATGCGCAACGGATCACCGCAATGGGCGCCTGCGACTATATCAATATCAAATTGGCCAAAAGCGGCGGGCTATGGATTGCCGATAAGATCAACGGAATCGCGGAAGCGGCCGGCATCCGCTGTATGATGGGCAGTATGTGCGAGTCGAGGCTTGGCCTTACGGCCAGCGCCCATTTCGCGGCGGCCCGGACCAATATCTTTTATTGTGATCTCGACATGGTTTTTACCATGAAAGCGGATCCTGTGGAAGGAGGAATGGTATACAAAGGACATGAAATTCACCTGCCTGAAACACCGGGGCTCGGGGCAACCGTTGATCCACGTTTTCTGAAGGACCTCGAATTTTACGAAGTAGCCTGA
- a CDS encoding DsbA family protein — protein MKPRLYYCYDAYCGWCYGFSPVIKKLAAEHAAQLDFEVLSGGMILSDKPAHIGGMAEYIKGAYKTVEEYSGIRFGDDYLWHILNPDQSDWFPDSLKPAIALCIFKEYFPSMQIVFASDLQYALHFEGRDLCDDEAYRHLLEKYLINAEDFYKKLHDPIYEEKARYEFALVKQLQVTGYPTVLIQTAPSKFYLVSRGFTDYETLSARVEAVLKELETQATS, from the coding sequence ATGAAACCGAGGTTATATTATTGTTACGATGCCTATTGCGGCTGGTGTTACGGATTCAGTCCGGTGATCAAAAAGCTCGCGGCCGAACATGCCGCACAACTGGATTTCGAAGTGCTTTCAGGAGGAATGATTCTTTCCGATAAACCTGCGCATATCGGGGGAATGGCTGAATACATCAAGGGCGCGTACAAAACAGTGGAAGAATACAGTGGCATCCGTTTTGGAGACGATTACCTGTGGCATATCCTCAATCCTGATCAGAGCGACTGGTTCCCGGATTCACTTAAACCGGCCATTGCGCTCTGTATTTTCAAGGAGTATTTTCCTTCCATGCAAATAGTGTTTGCTTCTGATCTTCAATATGCATTACATTTTGAAGGAAGAGACCTTTGTGATGATGAGGCTTACCGGCATTTATTAGAGAAATATTTGATCAACGCGGAAGATTTTTACAAAAAACTCCACGATCCCATATATGAAGAAAAAGCACGTTATGAATTCGCGCTGGTAAAACAACTACAGGTGACGGGGTATCCAACGGTACTTATTCAAACGGCACCATCAAAGTTTTACCTGGTAAGCCGTGGTTTCACGGATTATGAAACCCTAAGCGCCAGGGTGGAAGCCGTGCTGAAAGAGTTGGAAACTCAGGCTACTTCGTAA
- a CDS encoding GyrI-like domain-containing protein encodes MTTLSPRNQEQAYYKASRRPEIVFQDDAQYISLPGEGDPSENTFAEKIQALHSTAYAIKYIFKARGRDFKVPKLECLWWFDQKKFRITSMAEAPLLIPRSEWAYRLLLRMPPFVTEDEMMTAIEIVHFRKQLPEARNIRFFEQEGGSFVQILHTGPFEEEHTTLRTLEAFIQSKQLQLIGTHHEIYLSDFRRTAPEKLRTILRARIA; translated from the coding sequence ATGACAACATTATCTCCCCGCAATCAGGAACAGGCCTATTATAAAGCATCCCGTCGTCCCGAAATTGTTTTCCAGGACGATGCGCAATACATTTCACTCCCGGGAGAAGGCGATCCTTCCGAGAATACATTTGCTGAAAAGATACAGGCCCTTCACAGCACCGCGTATGCCATCAAGTATATTTTCAAGGCGAGGGGCCGGGATTTTAAGGTTCCCAAACTTGAATGTCTCTGGTGGTTCGATCAAAAAAAGTTCAGGATCACTTCTATGGCTGAAGCACCCTTGCTCATACCACGCAGTGAGTGGGCATACCGCTTACTGCTGCGGATGCCTCCATTTGTTACCGAGGATGAAATGATGACTGCCATTGAAATCGTTCATTTCCGCAAGCAACTGCCAGAGGCACGCAACATCCGCTTCTTCGAGCAGGAAGGCGGCAGCTTTGTTCAAATCCTTCATACAGGCCCTTTTGAGGAGGAACATACAACACTCCGCACACTGGAAGCTTTCATACAAAGCAAACAACTTCAGTTGATTGGTACCCACCATGAAATATACCTTTCGGATTTCCGCCGGACCGCTCCGGAGAAACTCCGCACCATCCTGAGAGCGCGCATCGCCTGA